In the genome of candidate division KSB1 bacterium, one region contains:
- a CDS encoding MlaD family protein: MDYRSNEIKAGCLVVVGIVLLVIFLILISGLDLFKHKHIYYARFKYTSGVDVGSLVRYGGMEVGRVKKVSIAPEDNTLIQFELEVGADVPVKTNSQAFITSIGIMGEEYIEISTGTPEAPRLPPNSLLLCKDVTPLMMLTDSFDQLSEKLSVTIEHLNQILGKENQTQIQQLLVNLNRLLEDNQRAIAALMTNSSNVVANLSHLSAQLDTILVENQDSIARSIHQLEAALGQSQQLMLTLQQTLANADQLLTMQSSNYSQIMENLQRTTQNLNEFSRSIKERPWSLIRKSAPPERKLGKE, encoded by the coding sequence ATGGATTATCGTTCCAATGAAATAAAAGCTGGTTGTCTGGTGGTCGTTGGCATTGTATTGCTGGTCATCTTTCTCATTTTGATCTCTGGCCTGGACTTGTTCAAGCACAAACATATTTATTACGCTCGCTTCAAATACACCAGTGGGGTTGACGTCGGGTCACTGGTTCGCTACGGCGGGATGGAAGTTGGTCGTGTGAAGAAAGTTTCGATTGCTCCAGAGGACAATACTTTGATCCAATTTGAGCTTGAGGTCGGAGCAGATGTGCCAGTAAAAACAAACTCCCAGGCGTTCATTACTTCGATTGGGATTATGGGGGAGGAATATATCGAGATCAGCACAGGTACACCAGAAGCACCACGCTTGCCACCTAACAGTTTACTCCTCTGCAAAGATGTCACCCCGCTGATGATGCTGACCGACAGTTTCGATCAATTGAGTGAAAAACTATCAGTGACGATCGAACATTTAAATCAAATTTTAGGGAAGGAAAATCAAACCCAGATTCAGCAACTGCTGGTCAATTTGAATCGGTTGTTGGAGGATAACCAAAGGGCAATTGCCGCGCTCATGACCAATTCTTCAAACGTCGTTGCCAATCTAAGCCATCTGAGCGCTCAACTGGATACCATACTCGTTGAGAACCAAGACAGCATTGCGCGGTCCATTCATCAGCTTGAAGCAGCTTTAGGTCAGTCTCAACAACTTATGCTCACCTTGCAACAGACCCTCGCCAATGCGGATCAGTTGCTAACCATGCAATCGAGCAACTATAGCCAAATTATGGAAAATTTGCAGCGGACAACCCAGAACTTGAATGAATTTTCTCGGTCGATCAAAGAACGACCCTGGAGCTTAATCAGAAAATCCGCGCCGCCAGAGCGCAAACTGGGCAAGGAATGA
- a CDS encoding SpoIIE family protein phosphatase, whose protein sequence is MREIELLQKKIDELTSLIDVAAIISSTLDLEELMNLVMEKAQAVMNAEASSVMLLNEETGELECEIALGQVHEEVKNQIHLKLGQGIAGWVAQHGEAIIVPDVDRDSRFFSDVDNSTGFKTRSILAAPLKIKDRVIGVAEVINRRDAQPFTEDNLALFTTFCRQVALAIENARMHRYMLEQQRLQQQLESAHRIQQSFMPQSYPHAIGDKFLLYAKNIPAASVGGDLFDFIPIDEHHLGLVIGDVSGKGIPAALYMARLISDLRYYSLIVPQPVELLSKINTILVERSHQGMFVSLIFMLLNRQNGELMISNAGHLPPLWHRNCYQRCVTINGSTGVPLGILANAEFQQEQIRLQPGDHILLYTDGVTEARNARGKMFSSRRLEEILNHPWQTPKQLIETVISQVKRHCRSTQPHDDITLLAIKWQ, encoded by the coding sequence ATGAGAGAGATAGAATTATTGCAGAAAAAGATCGATGAGTTGACCAGTTTGATAGATGTGGCAGCAATTATCAGCTCGACATTGGATTTAGAGGAGCTAATGAACTTGGTGATGGAAAAAGCGCAGGCGGTGATGAACGCAGAGGCCAGTTCGGTGATGTTGCTCAACGAGGAAACTGGTGAGTTAGAATGTGAAATCGCCTTGGGTCAGGTTCATGAGGAAGTTAAAAATCAGATCCATTTAAAATTGGGGCAGGGGATTGCGGGCTGGGTGGCGCAACATGGTGAAGCGATCATTGTACCAGACGTGGATCGCGATAGCCGATTTTTTTCAGATGTCGACAATTCAACGGGTTTTAAGACCCGCTCGATCCTCGCAGCCCCATTAAAGATTAAAGATCGAGTCATCGGTGTTGCCGAGGTGATCAATCGTCGCGACGCCCAGCCCTTTACTGAAGACAATTTGGCGCTGTTTACCACCTTTTGCCGCCAGGTTGCGCTTGCCATCGAAAACGCTCGGATGCACCGCTACATGCTGGAGCAACAACGGCTGCAACAGCAATTGGAATCCGCTCATCGCATCCAACAAAGCTTTATGCCCCAAAGCTATCCCCATGCCATTGGTGACAAGTTTCTTCTTTATGCTAAAAATATCCCAGCTGCCTCTGTGGGGGGCGACCTGTTCGATTTCATCCCCATTGATGAACACCATTTAGGGTTGGTGATTGGGGATGTCTCAGGAAAAGGGATCCCGGCCGCCCTCTACATGGCGCGGTTGATCAGCGATCTGCGTTACTATAGTCTCATCGTGCCGCAGCCAGTTGAATTATTAAGCAAGATCAATACAATTTTGGTGGAACGCAGCCATCAGGGGATGTTCGTCAGTCTGATCTTCATGTTGTTGAACAGGCAGAATGGGGAACTGATGATCAGCAATGCTGGCCATTTGCCGCCGCTGTGGCATCGCAATTGTTATCAGCGCTGTGTTACCATCAACGGCTCGACTGGCGTCCCGCTCGGAATTCTCGCCAATGCTGAATTTCAGCAGGAGCAGATTCGATTGCAGCCTGGGGATCATATTTTGCTATATACCGACGGTGTGACTGAAGCACGAAATGCACGAGGAAAAATGTTTTCGTCCCGGCGTTTGGAAGAGATTCTGAATCATCCGTGGCAAACTCCCAAACAACTCATCGAAACCGTGATTAGCCAGGTGAAAAGACATTGTCGTAGCACGCAACCGCATGATGATATTACGCTATTGGCGATCAAATGGCAATGA
- a CDS encoding ATP-binding protein: MGQNIEIKIPSDPKFLKIIRAAIGHICESMGFSSEEGNNITLAVDEACSNIIKHAYGGATDQVIEMICLLHGDRVEILLKDVGKTVSAEAIKSRQLDDIRPGGLGVHLIRSVMDIVKYEHQPGGGNLLQLVKFLQRKE, encoded by the coding sequence ATGGGACAAAACATCGAGATCAAAATTCCTTCGGATCCAAAATTTTTGAAGATCATCCGCGCTGCAATCGGTCATATCTGCGAAAGCATGGGGTTCAGTTCGGAGGAGGGCAACAATATCACCCTTGCCGTGGATGAGGCATGCAGCAACATCATTAAGCATGCTTATGGTGGAGCAACAGATCAGGTGATTGAGATGATCTGTTTACTGCATGGGGATAGGGTGGAAATTTTGTTAAAAGATGTCGGAAAGACCGTCAGCGCAGAAGCAATCAAATCGCGGCAATTGGATGATATTCGGCCTGGCGGGTTGGGCGTGCATTTGATCAGAAGCGTAATGGATATTGTGAAATACGAGCATCAACCAGGTGGGGGAAATTTACTGCAGTTGGTGAAATTTCTTCAGCGAAAAGAATAG
- a CDS encoding LacI family transcriptional regulator: MSVTIYDVAKKAGVGIGTVSRVINNSPQIAPSTRAKVLQVISELKYQPSAMARSLARKRSNIIACVVPRFTGYFYYEVLNGVQHVLSQFGYDLILYNIDKLEKKEEILKRTLRERKVDGVLVISISVSDKLASKFIESKLPVVLVDSYHDRLDYITVENKQGAFLATEHLIRLGHRRIGMIDGCLISTPAKQRLAGFKAALKQYQIVQDDALIVSVNSNGDSEILYNDGFNKLAGYWAMNRLLNLGNNRPSAVFISSDIQAAGAIKAINERGLRVPDDLAIIGFDDIELSEYLGLTTIHQPMYEMGTLAAERLIAKIDGKVSDHFQMTFPTKLVIRETCGSNHTI; encoded by the coding sequence ATGAGCGTCACAATTTATGATGTGGCAAAAAAAGCGGGCGTCGGAATCGGAACCGTGTCCCGAGTTATCAACAACAGCCCTCAAATTGCTCCAAGCACACGTGCCAAGGTCCTGCAAGTGATTAGCGAACTCAAGTATCAGCCCTCCGCTATGGCGCGCAGCTTAGCCCGCAAAAGATCCAACATCATCGCGTGTGTCGTACCTCGATTTACTGGCTATTTCTACTACGAAGTGCTGAATGGTGTCCAGCATGTCCTCAGCCAATTCGGCTATGATCTCATTCTTTATAACATTGATAAACTCGAAAAAAAAGAGGAGATTCTCAAGCGAACCCTTCGAGAACGGAAGGTCGATGGGGTATTGGTGATCTCCATCTCGGTTTCAGACAAATTGGCATCCAAATTCATTGAATCGAAATTGCCTGTGGTTTTGGTGGATAGCTATCACGATCGGTTGGATTACATCACCGTTGAGAACAAGCAAGGTGCATTTCTGGCCACCGAGCATTTGATTCGGCTTGGGCACCGAAGGATCGGCATGATTGATGGTTGCCTGATTAGCACGCCAGCGAAGCAACGCTTAGCGGGATTCAAGGCGGCGCTGAAGCAATATCAAATTGTCCAAGATGACGCGCTCATTGTCTCGGTCAATTCCAATGGTGATTCCGAGATCCTTTATAACGACGGTTTCAATAAATTAGCAGGCTACTGGGCGATGAATCGGTTGCTGAACCTGGGAAACAATCGTCCCAGTGCGGTGTTCATTTCCAGCGATATTCAGGCAGCTGGGGCCATTAAAGCTATTAATGAACGTGGCCTGAGGGTCCCAGATGACTTGGCAATTATCGGTTTCGATGATATCGAATTATCGGAGTATCTGGGATTGACCACAATCCATCAACCGATGTACGAAATGGGTACTCTGGCTGCCGAACGGTTGATCGCCAAAATTGATGGCAAGGTTTCTGATCATTTTCAAATGACATTTCCAACTAAGCTGGTGATCCGGGAGACCTGTGGTTCGAATCATACAATTTGA
- a CDS encoding PqiC family protein: protein MKIRSTLCVMLLALLLVRCGGRIPDMHYYLIDFPITQASGNQSPFHNITLGVMRFDAAPLYQEERLVYRDSPYEGKYYHYHRWVSQPAQMITDKTIEQLRAANLFALVVPFPKYSRIDYLLQGTIRALEEWDEGDQWYARVQIEFEVTDRKSQQLSWHTVIEQKVPVQKKTAAEIVQGINLGVERCLVELVKQLNAHFLK from the coding sequence ATGAAAATCCGTAGCACATTATGCGTAATGTTGCTTGCGTTGCTGTTAGTGCGATGCGGGGGAAGAATACCTGATATGCATTATTATCTCATCGACTTTCCGATAACCCAAGCTTCGGGAAATCAATCCCCTTTTCATAATATTACACTGGGTGTGATGCGTTTTGACGCTGCACCTTTGTATCAGGAAGAAAGACTCGTTTATCGCGATTCGCCTTATGAGGGGAAATATTATCACTATCATCGCTGGGTGAGCCAGCCAGCGCAGATGATTACTGACAAAACAATCGAACAGTTGCGCGCTGCGAATTTATTTGCGCTGGTCGTTCCTTTTCCAAAATATTCTCGGATCGATTATCTATTGCAGGGGACGATCCGAGCGCTGGAAGAATGGGACGAAGGCGATCAATGGTACGCCCGCGTGCAAATCGAATTTGAAGTGACAGATCGAAAAAGTCAACAGTTATCCTGGCATACAGTGATTGAACAAAAAGTGCCGGTGCAGAAAAAAACGGCCGCTGAAATCGTTCAAGGGATAAATTTGGGGGTTGAGCGCTGCCTGGTGGAGTTGGTGAAGCAATTGAATGCTCATTTTTTAAAATAA
- a CDS encoding STAS domain-containing protein, which produces MEINIERGRNYAVIHVSGDIDLYTSPQLRQEMLKLATKKNMAILVNFRDVTYMDSSGVATLVETLQLTKRNGGKLRLFHLAQPIKDLFELSRLDRVFDVYETEQQAREGIS; this is translated from the coding sequence TTGGAAATAAATATTGAACGGGGTCGAAATTACGCGGTGATCCATGTGAGCGGGGATATTGACCTGTATACCTCGCCGCAGTTGCGCCAGGAGATGCTAAAATTGGCTACGAAAAAGAATATGGCAATTCTGGTGAATTTTCGGGATGTTACTTATATGGATAGCTCTGGCGTTGCCACATTGGTGGAGACTTTGCAATTGACAAAGAGAAATGGAGGAAAATTGCGGCTGTTTCATCTGGCACAGCCGATTAAAGATCTATTCGAGCTAAGTCGGCTCGATCGGGTATTTGATGTATATGAAACCGAGCAGCAGGCGCGCGAGGGCATTTCGTGA
- a CDS encoding ABC transporter permease — MKLVRQTLGSLGRTFIGYLVHISRLVALTKKALFWTFVAPWKGRGGIRWKSTIHQMVLIGFNSIPIVATICFFVGLIMAMQAAYQLERFGASIYVADLVGVAMTRELGPLLTAIIIAGRSGSAIAAEIGTMKVNEEIDALQTMGLNPVRFLVVPRLLALLIVLPCLTIIANLVGILGGFFLAIFNLNISFIRYFHQTADALVMKDLITGLIKTIFFAMIIAQVGAYQGFIVEGGAEGVGKSTTASVVASIFLIIVADLIMTMIFYSTL; from the coding sequence ATGAAGCTTGTTCGACAAACCCTGGGTTCTCTGGGAAGAACTTTTATTGGTTATTTGGTTCATATTTCGCGGCTGGTCGCACTCACCAAAAAGGCGCTATTCTGGACCTTTGTCGCCCCATGGAAAGGGCGCGGTGGCATTCGCTGGAAAAGCACCATCCACCAAATGGTATTGATCGGTTTCAATTCGATCCCTATCGTTGCCACGATCTGTTTTTTTGTCGGACTAATTATGGCGATGCAGGCGGCCTATCAATTGGAGCGATTCGGCGCCTCAATTTATGTGGCTGATCTGGTTGGTGTAGCGATGACGCGAGAATTAGGACCTCTGTTAACTGCGATCATCATCGCGGGACGGAGCGGTTCGGCGATCGCTGCTGAGATCGGTACGATGAAAGTCAATGAGGAAATCGATGCCCTGCAGACCATGGGGTTAAATCCAGTTCGTTTTTTAGTCGTTCCCAGGTTGCTGGCGCTACTGATCGTTTTGCCATGTCTCACCATCATCGCCAATCTGGTTGGCATTCTCGGTGGCTTTTTTTTGGCGATATTCAATTTGAATATCTCATTCATCCGCTATTTTCATCAGACGGCTGACGCGCTGGTGATGAAAGATCTCATTACTGGGCTCATTAAGACAATATTCTTTGCAATGATTATTGCTCAGGTCGGGGCATATCAGGGATTTATTGTGGAAGGTGGCGCTGAGGGGGTCGGAAAATCGACAACTGCTTCTGTGGTAGCTTCGATATTCTTAATCATCGTGGCTGATCTTATCATGACAATGATTTTTTATTCGACGCTATGA
- a CDS encoding ABC transporter ATP-binding protein: MKPTPIIKIENLETHYGTRKVLDGINLEIMPGETMAILGRSGCGKSTLLRHLIGLSRPSAGKIYIKGQDLTSLSEEEWLPIRRKIGMLFQGAALFNSMTVGDNVALPLREHTALEESTIKIMTRMKLDQVGLAGFEDFMPAQLSGGMKKRAALARAIAMDPDILFCDEPSAGLDPIVAVGIDHLILKLKKAFRMTIVVVTHELASVFLIADRVALLDAGRIIALGTVKELKQSSNPKVQQFFNRIPDPENIDRESYLNSLIE, translated from the coding sequence ATGAAGCCGACACCGATCATCAAAATTGAAAATTTAGAGACCCATTACGGCACCCGAAAGGTGCTGGATGGCATCAATTTGGAAATTATGCCGGGCGAGACCATGGCCATTTTGGGCCGATCTGGTTGTGGGAAAAGCACGCTTTTGCGGCATCTAATTGGTTTATCGCGGCCCAGTGCTGGGAAAATCTATATCAAAGGGCAGGACCTGACTTCGCTATCGGAAGAGGAGTGGCTGCCAATTCGTCGCAAGATCGGGATGCTCTTCCAGGGGGCTGCGCTATTTAACTCCATGACGGTGGGGGATAACGTGGCGCTGCCGCTCCGCGAGCATACTGCGCTGGAAGAATCCACCATTAAAATCATGACCCGGATGAAACTAGATCAGGTAGGACTGGCTGGTTTCGAGGACTTCATGCCAGCGCAGTTGTCTGGCGGGATGAAGAAGCGGGCTGCTTTGGCTCGCGCCATCGCGATGGACCCTGACATTTTGTTCTGTGATGAGCCTTCAGCAGGGTTGGACCCGATCGTGGCGGTCGGAATTGATCATCTCATCTTAAAATTGAAAAAAGCGTTCCGCATGACCATTGTGGTGGTTACCCACGAATTGGCCTCAGTGTTTCTCATCGCCGATCGCGTGGCCCTGCTGGATGCCGGTCGCATCATCGCCCTGGGTACTGTAAAAGAGTTGAAACAATCCAGCAATCCTAAGGTTCAACAGTTCTTCAATCGAATTCCTGATCCTGAAAATATCGATCGGGAAAGCTATTTGAATTCTCTCATTGAATAA